In the Oncorhynchus nerka isolate Pitt River linkage group LG6, Oner_Uvic_2.0, whole genome shotgun sequence genome, ACATCATACCATCCTCGGTGTCATCTCTTAATAGCAGTCTTGAGAAATTAGCATCTAGAGATAATCCCCCATTCAAATCTATCAGCTGCTGATTGATTGTGGTCCAAGCGTCCACTTTTGAACAAGTTCCACTGTTCAACATCAGAGTGGAAATgtagtccatccaaccatctgcCATGAGTTGAAACACATCAGCCCTGTGTGGGTTTCCTGCTCTTCCTTGTTTAGCTTGTGGGGCAGAGGTTCCATCTTTGCCTCTTGTTTGCTCACCATTATCTTTAATGTGGTTTTGAAGGATTTGAACACAAAGCAATTCAGTCTTTCCAGCACCGGGGAGTAGTTTCCTGTCTTTCAGTGTGTGGTGTAGACGATAGGCACAGCCCCAGAAACAGTCCTCCAAGGTCTGCAGCTTGCTGTGCACAGAGGTGGTGAGGACCACTGTGACCAGCGCAGTGCGATCAGCGACAATGTTCACAGCCATTGATGCTCTCCTTCTGTTGCCACTGCAGTCTCTCCATATGGAGATTTCTACCCCGGTGCCGACACAGTGCTTACTCAGTTGTGTGGCATAGGTGACAGGGACAGCTCCTGTTGTTTCCGCAAAGTCCTTCAAAATGTCAGGCTTCATCCTTTCAACCACAAGTATACGGTGACTCATGCAGTGCTGGGTGAGTCTTTCACTTGCCTCTCCATTGACTAAAACTAGATTCACATTGTTTTTCAACAGAGTTGTTAAAACATTGTCTTCCCAATCATCTTCTTTGCTGAGGCCTTTCAAGTCCAACTTGTCGGTCACTTGGCTGATGTCATTCTTGCTATTGAAACCAAGATGGCGATATTTTTCACTGAGATCTCCATTAATGAGAACAACTTGCCACTTCTGTTCTTTCATGTGATGTACAAGGGAAGCCTGCTCTGCAGAGAGCATAATAACACAACCTGGTAAAACACATGAATGGTCCTCTGACAAGCCTGGCAGAGTGCACGTTACCAGCTTGTTGACATCAAATGTTCTACACCTGTCACCACTTCCATTGTTCTTTGACTGCATCTTGCTCACCTCAACCACTAAGCGCATTGCATCCACACATCCATGGCTCACAGCTTCAGCGAGGTGAGGAATATCAACTCCTTTAGAACTCACTGCATGGGAAAATAACCCTGGTGTGGTGTTCTCATCAGCTTCATCATTTGCACAAAAATGTCTGCTGTGAGTGAGTTTTATTCTGCTTTGTTTCTTGTTGTTGAGGGCCCCATGGCTAGGGTTCATCCCTGTGACAGGGTTACGTAACACTGTGTGTGGAGAGCCCTGGAGTACTGATGTGCCACTATCAGAAGCAACCGGTCGAACGTCTTCAATCGACACACTGTTTGACCTGCAGACTTTGCAACATATATCCAGCCCTTCAGACATGGCTGACACAATATGTGGGATTGAAATGTCTCTGTGGAGACATTCGAGGGCAGCCCTGCTCCAGACCCCAGCCATAAATAGCAGGCACCCCGCACCAGAGTGGAAGACCTTCTGGTGAGCTTGGATTGTCTCATTGGCCAGCTGACCTACAGAGCAGGTCAGGTCTAAGTGCTCCAAGACGCGGAAACATGTGCACACCAAGGACGACTCCCCGGTAGACTCGTCTTGAATAAACTTGTGGTTTTTATTGGGGCCCAAAAAGGAATGTGTGACAGCCGCCAAAGCTGTGAGCTGCTGCAGTCCAACATGAAGTCTTTGACTAATAATTGTACTTCCCATTTTCTGTGACGCCTGTAAGATTGAGATGTTAGGAATTTTATATTAGGGTCATTTTCTattggtgtaaaaaaaaaaatgtatatttggGTCATTCACTGTTAGTGTGAAAATAGAACACATTTCCAAACTATTTACCAGAAGGATCATTAATACACAGTCAGAGATATAGCAATAAATACTTTGGTGTAGTTCTGCagtgtagctggctagctagctgtgataGCTAACATCAACCTGGTCCTGCCCTAAAACATCAGATAAGTACATTGAAAGGCTTAGCTTGTTAGGAAGATAATATGAATTTAGCAAATTTATAGCACAACACAACGATGAACTTACTTTTTCCTAAGAACTTCGTGTGGCGTGCTACAGTTCCAGGTTATCTGTGAGCTTCAGCCTGGCTCAAGCTCATCCAGTTGTAAtccgtgtgtgcgcgtgcgcaaACAAGCGCCCACTTGTTGCTAAGAGACACGAAAAGAACAAAACAAACGGTCGCAGTCGCTTATGTCCCACCCACTTACTTCACTATTGGTCAAAGCAAGCCCTCGTCGTCATTTCCTGAAGGTTTACTCATTTTCTGATGGACTGTTCCCTTGTCATTTAAAATAACGCATACTACAGTAGTTTCAGGCAAGCTTTGTTTACATGTTGCCTGATACACTTCGTTGAGTTCAAATACATCTATTTTGTTCGTCGTAGTGCTAATATTTGGAGATGGTATGTAGCTCTAATTTAGTTACATATCTATAGTTTCCTAGCTAGTCAGCTAGCAGTTTCTATTTGTCCGTTGAGCCAGGTACACAGATGGGTTTCAAGTTAGTGAGCTTCTGTAACGTAACTCAACTCTTTGCAGCAGCAATTCTGCAACGTTGTGGCTAGTAAAGTTAGCTAGCTGGTGGCAAAAATAACGTTAGCTTTTTAAGATCACTTTCACAGGGTTTAGCCACTACAGCACTTCAGTTTGCTAAACGTTTGCATGTTAGATAGCTAAGTTGGCTTATTGCGTTAGCATCATTGACTTGGGGCTCAAGTGCCATTTCCTTGATAGTTTCTCCAAGTAACTTCCTCCCCCATGCAGAACATATTTTCAGTTTTAATGTGTACCATCTCACTGAGCAGCAGTGCCAAAAACGGACCCTTTACCAGCCACATGGTGTTTAAGCTAAATAGGGAACAACATACCTTTTAATTCATATCCAATTTATCAATGCACTTCAGAACTGCAGTATACAGAGTGCAATCAAAATCTGCTATTCTGAATAATGTTAAATGTGACCTGTTATCAGCATTTGGCTGGTAGGGGAGATTTTAGGACCTGCACCGCATCAACTCAAGCTACATAGGGTAACATTAGCTAGCCATCTACAATAAGGCTTATTTTGATACTATCAATGTTTCCCTTATGATCAGCTTTACAGGTAAACTCTGACAGTTtgttgttatgttacaggctTCAGGCTACCGAAAACCCAACACCAATTCCAACCAGAGGAAAAAGGCATGTCCTAAACCAGACTTGACAGAGGAACAAAAGCAGGAGATCAGAGAGGCCTTTGACTTGTTTGATACAGATGGCTCAGGAACAATTGACGTGAAGGAACTCAAGGTAGGTTATACCATAGAATATAAATGGTTCATTCAGCTAGTCACCATAATGCCATCCACTGTTTTAGCGTATGCTTAgtttcccccccccaaaaaacacatttcttttgTTTCTTGAATATAAACAATTCATTTATTTCTGCTGCTCCAGGTTGCCATTCGTGCCCTTGGCTTTGAACCAAAGAAAGAAGAAATCAAGAAGATGATAGCAGACATCAACAAGGAGGGCACTGGGACCATTGATTTTAATGACTTTCTCTGTATGATGACACAGAAAATGGTATGTATTTTCTTAGTCAAGAAGCGATTAAAGGATTGGTTCACAATTggtcactgaacaaaaatataaacacaacatgtgttggtcccatgtttcatgagctgaaaaaagatcctagaaatgtttcatacacacaaaaagcttatttctcaaaaatgttgacatccctgttagtgagcattttttttacattgccaagataatccatccacctgacaggtgtggcatatcaagaagctgattaaacagcatgatcattacacaggtgcaacttgtgctggggacaataataaggccactctaaaatgtgcagttttgtcacacaatacaatgccatGCCACGCCACAGATCTCTCAagatttgagggagtgtgcaattgtcatgctgactgcaggaatgtctaccagagctgttgccagagaatttgatGTTCAAGcagcctccaatgtcgttttcgagaatttggtagtacgtccaactggcctcacaaccgcagactgcGTTGAACCTGCTGGATTgtatgagaccagccacccggacagctgatgacaGCTGGTGGGTTTGTACAACCGAAGAATTTCAACACAAACTGTCTgtgggaagctcatctgtgttctcatcatcctcaccagggtcttgacctgactgcagtttggcttcGTAACTGACTTCGGGGCTGACTtcaatcccggtttcaactgtactgggcagatggcggACATCgcgtatggtgtcgtgtgggtgagcggtttgctgatgtcagcaTTGTGAATAGAGTGCCTGATGGTGCTGTTATGGTAAAATGAACACAagtgtattttatcgatggcaattaaATTcccagagataccgtgatgagatcctgaggcccactgtcatgccattcatccgccgccattacctcagcataataatgcacaggccccatgtcgcaaggatctgtacacaattcctggaagctgaaaatatcccagaTCTTCCATGGCCGGCATACCCACCtgtcccattgagcatgtttgggatgcttgtACGTGTACAATGGCATTTTACAGTTCCCGCCAATagccagcaacttcgcacagccattggagaggagtggaacaacattccacaggccactataaacagcctgatcaactgcatgatgcaaatggtggtcacacccaatacggactggttttctgatccacgccaaaaaaatgttttttttttaaggtatctgtaaccaacagatgcacatctgtattcccagtcatgtgaaatccatagattagggcctaatttatttatttctttTATATACTGTGCATTTCGGAAAgtatttcagaccccttgactttttccacattctttttacgttacagccttattctaaaatgtattcattttttttctctcatcaatctacacataataccccataataacaaagtgaaaacaggtttttagaagtttTAACAAATTTATTAAAATAAGAaacatcatatttacataagaccatttgctatgagacttgaaattgagctcaggtgcatcctgtttccattgatcatctttgagttgtttctacaacttggaggccacctgtagtaaattcaattgattggacaagatttcaaaaggcacacacctgtctgtataatgtcccacagttgacagtgcatgtcagagcaaaaaccaagccatgaagttgaAGAAATTGTCTGTAGTGCTccaaaacaggattgtgtcgaggcacagatctggggaagggcaccaagaacacagtggcctccatcattcttaaatggaaaatgtttggaaccaccaaggctcttcctagagctggccgcctggccaaactgagcaatcgggggagaagggccttggtcaggaaggtgaccaagaactcaatggttactctgacatctctgcagcactcaaccaatcaggcctttatggtagggtggccagatggaagccactcctcagtaaaaggcacatgacaacccgcttggagtttgccagaaggcacctaaaggactctgaccatgagaaactagattatctggtctgatgtaTAACTCTTTGACCCAGCTTCGTGTCTGAGAAACTAGATTATCTGGCATCTGATGTATAATCAAGAttgcagcactcaaccaatcaggccttttgacCTGAATgaccatgagaaactagattatctggtctgatgtaTAATCAAGATTGAATTCTTTGACCTGAATGTCAAGCTTCGTGTCTGGAGAAaccctggtaccatccctatggtgaagcatggtggtggggatgtttttcagtggcatggactggtagaatagtcaggatcgagggaaagatgaacggattaAACtacagagatccttaatgaaaatctgctccagagctacacacaataccccaatgatgaccaagcaaaaacaggtttttagaaaatgttgcaaatgtgttaaaaataaaacatggatatatcacattttacataagtattcagaccctttactctgtactttttttgaagcacctttggcagagattacattcttgagtcttcttggatatgacgctgcaagcttgtaacgtctgtatttggggagtttctacaaTTCTtcgctgcagatcctctcaagctctggccaggcggtgtaagggctatttgaccaagaaggagagtgatggagtgctgcatcagatgacctggccttttttttattttcacctttatttaaccaggtaggctagttgagaacaagttctcatttgcaactgcgacctggccaagataaagcatagcagtgtgaacagacaacacagagttacacatggagtaaacaattaacaagtcaataacacagtagaaaaaagggggcagtctatatacaatgtgtgcaaaaggcatgaggaggtaggcgaataattacaattttgcagattaacactggagtgataaatgatcagatggtcatgtacaggtagagatattggtgtgcaaaagagcagaaaagtaaataaataaaaacagtataaaaacagtatgggaatgaggtagatgaaaatgggtgggctatttaccaatagactatgtacagctgcagcgatcggttagctgctcagatagctgatgtttgaagttggtgagggagataaaagtctccaacttcagcgatttttgcagttcgttccagtcacaggcagcagagtactggaacaaaACGCGGCCAAATAAGGTTTCTCGGctttagggatgaccagtgagatacacctgctggagcgcgtgctacggatgggtgttgccatcgtgaccagtgaactgagataaggcggagctttacctagcatggacttgtagatgacctggagccagtgggtctggcgacgaatatgtagcgagggccagccgactagagcatacaagtcgcagtggtgggtggtataaggtgctttagtgacaaaacggatggcactgtgatagactgcatccagtttgctgagtagagtgttggaagccattttgtagatgacatcgccgaagtcgaggatcggtaggatagtcagttttactagggtaagcttggcggcgtgagtgaaggaggctttgttgcggaatagaaagccgactcttgatttgattttcaattggagatgtttgatatgagtctggaaggagagtttgcagtctagccagacacctaggtacttatagatgtccacatattcaaggtcggaaccatccagggtggtgatgctagtcgggcatgcgggtgcaggcagccatcggttgaaaagcatgcatttggttttactagcgtttaagagcagttggaggccacggaaggagtgctgtatggcattgaagctcgtttggaggttagatagcacagtgtccaatgacgggccgaaagtatatagaatggtgtcgtctgcgtagaggtggatcagggaatcgcccgcagcaagagcaacatcattgatatatacagagaaaagagtcagcccgagaattggaccctgtggcacccccatagagactgccagaggaccggacagcatgccctccgatttgacacactgaactctgtctgcaaagtaattggtgaaccaggcaaggcagtcatccgaaaaaccgagtctgccgataagaatatggtgattgacagagtcgaaagccttggcaaggtcgatgaagacgactgcacagtactgtcttttatcgatggcggttatgatatcgtttagtaccttgagtgtggctgaggtgcatccgtgaccggctcggaaaccagattgcacagcggagaaggtacggtgggattcgagatggtcagtgacctgtttgttgacttggctttcgaagaccttagatatgcagggcaggatggatataggtctataacagtttgggtccagggtgtctccccctttgaagagggggatgactgcggcagctttccaatccttggggatctcagacgatatgaaagagaggttgaacagactggtaataggggttgcgacaat is a window encoding:
- the bbs12 gene encoding Bardet-Biedl syndrome 12 protein, which encodes MGSTIISQRLHVGLQQLTALAAVTHSFLGPNKNHKFIQDESTGESSLVCTCFRVLEHLDLTCSVGQLANETIQAHQKVFHSGAGCLLFMAGVWSRAALECLHRDISIPHIVSAMSEGLDICCKVCRSNSVSIEDVRPVASDSGTSVLQGSPHTVLRNPVTGMNPSHGALNNKKQSRIKLTHSRHFCANDEADENTTPGLFSHAVSSKGVDIPHLAEAVSHGCVDAMRLVVEVSKMQSKNNGSGDRCRTFDVNKLVTCTLPGLSEDHSCVLPGCVIMLSAEQASLVHHMKEQKWQVVLINGDLSEKYRHLGFNSKNDISQVTDKLDLKGLSKEDDWEDNVLTTLLKNNVNLVLVNGEASERLTQHCMSHRILVVERMKPDILKDFAETTGAVPVTYATQLSKHCVGTGVEISIWRDCSGNRRRASMAVNIVADRTALVTVVLTTSVHSKLQTLEDCFWGCAYRLHHTLKDRKLLPGAGKTELLCVQILQNHIKDNGEQTRGKDGTSAPQAKQGRAGNPHRADVFQLMADGWMDYISTLMLNSGTCSKVDAWTTINQQLIDLNGGLSLDANFSRLLLRDDTEDGMMSPDMKRSAGKVYDNMTVKLEAWRKALDLVFLVLQTDTEIITGIDPKQVEGQSNVMVL
- the LOC115130780 gene encoding uncharacterized protein LOC115130780; amino-acid sequence: MASGYRKPNTNSNQRKKACPKPDLTEEQKQEIREAFDLFDTDGSGTIDVKELKVAIRALGFEPKKEEIKKMIADINKEGTGTIDFNDFLCMMTQKMSEKDSKEEILKAFRLFDDDGTGKISFKNLKRVAKELGENLTDEELQEMIDEADRDGDGEINEQEFLRIMKKTSLY